A window of Phenylobacterium sp. NIBR 498073 genomic DNA:
CGGGCCCTGCGGGTGGTTCCAGACCCCGGCCGAAACGGCCAGGAAGTCTGCGCCGGCCTTGGCCAGCCCTTCGGCGTTGTCGGCGGTGATCCCGCCGATGGCCACGCAGGGAACCTCCATGGTCTCCTGCCAGATGGTCAGGATCTCCGGCTCGGCCCGGGTCGGGGCGTCCTTGGTCGTGGTCGGGAAGAAGGCCCCGAACGCCACATAGTCGGCGCCGGCCTCGGCCGCCTCCATCGCCAGGTGGCGGCTGTCGTGGCAGGTCACCCCGATCATCGCCTCTCGGCCCATGATCTTGCGGGCCTCGGCATAGGGCGTGTCGGACTGGCCGACATGCACCCCGTCGCAGCCGAGCCGCGCGGCCAGGTCCGGCCGGTCGTTGAGGATCACCGCCACGCCTCGGGCCTGGGCGATCGGCGTCAGCACGTCGACGGCGGCGGCGATGGTCATGTCGTCCGCGTCCTTGAGCCGGATCTGCAGGGCCGCCACGTCGCCGGCGTCCAGCGCATGGGCCAGCGTGCGGCCGAACGCGGCCAGGTCGTCGATCTTCGGCGGGGTGATCAGATAGAGGCGGCATTCGGCGGTCATGGCCGCCTTACTAGCCGCGCCGGCGTCCAGCGACAAACGGCCGCGCGTCGCACCCCTGGCGGAGTCGGTCCAAGAGTTGCAAATGAGTTGCAACGACGTTCGCATTTGGTACAAAGGCTCGTCGTCGGGAGTAAGTCGCCTTGTACGTCTGCAATTGTAACGGCATCCGCGAGCGCGAAGTGCGCGCCGCGATCGAAGCGGGGGCCACGCGCCCGGCCGAGGTCTTCCGGGCCTGCGATTCCCAGGCTCAATGCGCCCGCTGCGTCTGCGACATGCGCAAGATGATCGGCGAACACGGCGAGGCGCTGCGCTACGCGGCCGAATAGGTTTCGCGACGGTCCGCGCAGGCCTGCGAACGAAACGCGGAATCACTTGCAAACATAGGCTTTGACTAAAATCGCCCCGGGGAAGAGTTTGCCCCTCGAAGTGGATTCGAGGAGGTGCTCATGAAGGGCGACAAAGCGATCATCCGGCGGCTGAACGCGGTGCTCACCAATGAGCTGACCGCGGTGAACCAGTATTTCCTGCATGCGCGCATGTACCAGGACTGGGGCTACGCCCGCCTGGGCAAGATCACCTACGATGAATCCATCGGCGAGATGAAGCACGCCGACAAGCTCATCAAGCGCATCCTGTTCCTCGAGGGCCTGCCCAACCTGCAGGACCTGCACAAGCTGAAGATCGGCGAGACGGTGCCCGAATGCCTGGCGGCGGACCTCGCCGTCGAGGTCGGCGGCCGCGTCGACCAGATCGAAGGTATCCGCGAGTGCGAGGCCACCGGCGACTACGCCACCCGCGAGATTCTGCGCGAAATCCTCAGCGACACTGAGGAGCACATCGACTTCCTCGAGACCCAGCTGAACCTGGTCCGCACCCTCGGCGAGCAGAACTACCTGCAGAGCGCGCTGGGCGAACTCGAAGGCGGCGAGGGACACTAAGCTCCCCGCGCCGTGTCATCCCCGAAAGCGGCCTGATCTGGCCGCGCCGCGTCAATGGATCCCGGTCTTCGACGGCTGCGCCGACGAAACCGGGATGACACGCTGTTTGCGCTGCTCGGCACGGCTTCCCGCCACTTCAAAACCCGCTAGGCTCCCTCCAACGATAAGGGGGAAGCGAATGACCGAAGCGGTCGCGGGCGACGGCGTCGTCACGAAGAGGAAGAACCGCCTGGTGATCGGTGCGGCCTCGGCCGGCACGGTCTTCGAGTGGTACGACTTCTACCTCTACGGCTCGCTGGCCGGCTTCATCACCCAGCACTTCTTCTCGGGCGTCAACGAGACCACCGGCTACATCTTCGCCCTGCTGGCCTTCGCCGCGGGCTTCGCGGTGCGTCCGTTCGGGGCCATCGTCTTCGGCCGCCTGGGCGACCTCTGGGGCCGCAAGAACACCTTCCTGGTGACCATGCTGCTGATGGGGCTGTCGACCTTCGCGGTCGGCCTGCTGCCCGGCTACGACCAGATCGGCGTCGCCGCGCCGGCGCTGCTGATCGTCATGCGGCTGATCCAGGGCCTGGCGCTCGGCGGCGAGTACGGCGGGGCGGCCACCTACGTCGCCGAGCACGCTCCGCCCGGCAAGCGCGGGCTCTACACCAGCTGGATCCAGACCACCGCGACGCTCGGCCTGTTCCTCAGCCTGGTGGTCATCCTGGCCGTCCGCTCGCTGACCGGCGAGGAGGTGTTCAAGGCCTGGGCCTGGCGCATCCCGTTCCTGGTCTCGGCGATCCTGCTGGCCGTCTCGCTGTGGATCCGCCTGAAGCTCAACGAGAGCCCGGTGTTCCAGAAGATGGTCGACGAGGGCAAGACCTCGAAGAAGCCGCTGGCCGAGTCGTTCGGCCAGTGGTCGAACCTCAAGGTGGTGCTGCTGGCCCTGGTCGGGCTCACCGCCGGCCAGGCGGTGGTCTGGTACACCGGCCAGTTCTACGCCCTGTTCTTCCTGGAGAAGACGCTGAAGGTCGACGGGCCGCTGACCAACACCCTGGTCGCTTTCGCCCTGATCCTCGGCACCCCGTTCTTCGTCGTGTTCGGCTGGCTGTCGGACAAGATCGGCCGCAAGCCGATCATCCTGACCGGCTGCCTGCTGGCGGCCCTGACCTACTTCCCGATCTTCAAGGCCCTGACCGAGGCGGCCAATCCGGCGCTGGCCCACGCCAGCGCCCGCGCGCCGGTGGTGGTGATCGCCGAGCCGGCGACCTGCCACGTCCAGTTCGACCCGGTCGGCAAGCAGGTGTTCACCAGCGGCTGCGACGTCGCCCGCGCGGCCCTGGCCAACGCCGGGGTCTCCTACGAGGCCGTCGACTCGACCGCCAAGTCCGAAGGCGCCTTCGTGATGGTCGGCGAGCGCGGGCTCGCCGGCCTCGACGCCACGGGCATGAGCACCGCGCAGTTCAAGGCCGCCCGCGACGTATGGGTCAAGGACCTCAACGCCATCCTGCACGAGGCCGGCTATCCGCCCAAGGCCGACCCGAAGCAGGTGAACAAGCCAATGGTCGTGGGGCTGCTGTTCCTGCTGATGCTGTACGTGACCATGGTCTACGGCCCTGTCGCCGCGGCCCTGGTCGAGATGTTCCCGGCCCGCATCCGCTACACTTCGATGAGCCTGCCCTACCACATCGGCAACGGCTGGTTCGGCGGCTTCCTGCCGACCACCGCCTTCGCCATGGTGGCGGCGACCGGCAACATCTATTTCGGGCTCTGGTATCCGATCGTCATCGCCGCGGCGACGGCGGTCATCGGCTTCCTGTTCGTGCGCGAGATGCGCGGGGCGAACGTCGATGACTAGCGCGGCCGGCCCCCGCCCGGCTTGTTGATGTCGTACGGCTCGTCATAGCCGTGGCGGGCTGAATAGAAGGCCAGCCACATCAGTCCGCCGGTCAGGCCGCCCACCGCGACCAGGCCGGCGACGACGAAGACCAGCACCTGGCCCAGGCCCTCCCAGCCGTAGCCGAGGCGCGAACTGGCGTAGAGCGTCCAGCCGCCCAGCGCGGCGACCGCCGCCAGGGCGGCCAGCAGGGCGATCATGGTCCAGAGCCGGCGCATGTCCCAGCAATCGCCGGCGCGGCGCAAGGTTCCGCCGGACACGCAAAAGCCGCCGCCTCGGGCGAGGCGGCGGCTCTGCGGATCGTCTATGCCGGTCGGTCTATTCGGCCGCCTGGCGGGCGACGCCGATCTTCGGGGCCAGTTCGCCCGAGGCGTAGCGCTTGGCCATCTCCGACAGCGGGATCGCCTTGATCGAGCTGGCGTGGCCGGCGGTGCCGAACTCCTCGAAGCGCTGGACGCAGACCTTGCGCATGGCTTCCTTGGCCGGCTTCAGGTAGCTGCGCGGGTCGAACTCGCCCGGCTTCTCGGCGAACAGCTTGCGGATCGCGCCGGTGATGGCCATCCGGTTGTCGGTGTCGATGTTGATCTTGCGCACGCCATGCTTGATGCCGCGCTGGATCTCTTCGACCGGCACGCCCCAGGTCTGAGGCATCTCGCCGCCGTACTGGTTGATGATGTCCTGCAGGTCCTGCGGCACCGACGAGGAGCCGTGCATCACCAGGTGAGTGTTGGGCAGGCGGCGATGGATCTCTTCGATCACGTTCATCGCCAGGACGTCGCCGTCCGGCTTGCGGGTGAACTTGTAGGCGCCGTGGCTGGTGCCCATGGCGATGGCCAGGGCGTCGACCTCGGTGGCCTTCACGAACTCGACCGCCTGGTCGGGGTCGGTCAGCAGCTGGTCGTGGCCCAGCTTGCCCTCGAAGCCGTGGCCGTCTTCCTTCTCGCCCATGCCGGTTTCCAGGCTGCCCAGCACGCCGAGCTCGCCCTCGACCGAGGCGCCGACCCAGTGGGCCATGTTCACGACGTTGCGGGTGACCTCGACGTTATAGTCGTAGTCGGCCGGGGTCTTGCCGTCGGCCTTCAGCGAGCCGTCCATCATCACCGAGGTGAAGCCGTACTGGATCGCGGTGGCGCAGGTGGCTTCGTTGTTGCCGTGGTCCTGGTGCATGCAGATCGGAATGTGCGGATACATTTCCGCCATCGCGTCGATCAGGTGCTTCAGCACGATGTCGTTGGCGTAGGAACGGGCCCCGCGCGAGGCCTGCATGATCACCGGCGAGTCGGTGGCCTGCGCGGCCTCCATGATCGCCAGCGCCTGTTCCATGTTGTTGATGTTGAACGCCGGGACCCCGTAGCCGTGCTCGGCCGCGTGATCCAGAAGCTGTCTCAAAGTAACCCGGGCCATGCCCTGCCCTCCGTAGTTCTAAAGTTTAATTGGTCAGGGCCGCCACTCCGGGCAGCTCCTTGCCTTCCATCCATTCAAGAAACGCGCCGCCCGCCGTCGAAACGAACGTGAAATCGTCGGCGCGGCCCGCCGCGTTGAGAGCGGCGACTGTATCACCGCCGCCGGCCACGGCCACCAGCTTGCCGGCCTTGGCCAAATCGGCCGCATGCTTGGCCGCCGCCATGGTGGCGACGTCGAACGGCGGCACCTCGAACACGCCCAACGGGCCGTTCCAGATCAGGGTGGCCGAGACGTCCATCGCCGCGATCAGTTTGGCCAGGGTCTTGGGGCCGGCGTCCAGGATGCGGTCGCCGCCTTGGATGTCGGTCAGTTCGCGCACGTTCGAGGCGACGCCCGGCTTCACCTCTTCGGCGGTCACCACGTCGATCGGCAGCAGCAGTTCGCAGCCGGCCTTCTTGGCGCTATCCATGATCTCGCGGGCGGTGTCGGCCAGGTCGTGCTCGCAGAGCGAGGCGCCGACGTCGATCCCTTGCGCGGCCAGGAAGGTGTTGGCCATGCCGCCGCCGATCGACAGGCGGTCCAGCTTGGTCACCAGGTTGTTCAAGAGGTCGAGCTTGGTCGAGACCTTCGAGCCGCCGACGATGCCCAGCACCGGGCGCTTGGGCGCGCCGAGCGCGGCCTCCAGGGCGTCCAGCTCGCGGCGCATCTGCTCGCCGGCATAGGCCGGCAGCAGGCGGGCGACGCCTTCGGTCGAAGCGTGGGCGCGGTGCGCGGCCGAGAAGGCGTCGTTGACATAGAGGTCGCCGTTGGCGGCCAGCGCCCCCGCGAACTCCGGATCGTTCTTTTCCTCGCCCGGGTGGAAGCGGACGTTCTCCAGCAGCAGGACGTCGCCGTTCTTCAAGCCGTCGACCGCGGCCTTGGCGGCCTCGCCGACGCAGTCGGTCGCGAACGCCACCGGGGCGCCCAGCAGGTCGGCCAGCGGCTGGGCCAGGGGCTTCAGGCTCATTTCGGGAACGACCTTGCCCTTGGGCCGGTCAAAATGGGCCAGCAGGATCACCTTGGCGCCGCCGGCGCGCAGCTTGGCGATGGTCGGCAGGATGGCCCGCAGGCGGGTGTCGTCGGTGACCTTGCCCTCGGCCATGGGGACGTTGATGTCCACGCGGACCAGGGCGCGCTGGCCGGCCAGGTCGGCGTCGTCGAGAGTCTTGAAGGCCATCAAATATCTCCGTGCGCCCCGGCGCAGGCCGGGGTGCTGACAGGTCAGGAATGCGGAACGGGCGCCTTCCGGCTGGAAGGCGCCCGTCGCTAAGGATCTTAGATCAGCTTCGCGAGCGCGATGGCGGTGTCGCTCATGCGGGTCGAGAAGCCCCACTCGTTGTCGTACCACGACAGCACGCGGCCGAGGGTGCCGTCGATCACCTGGGTCTGGGCCAGGGCCGCGGTCGACGAGGCGGCTTCGTGGTTGAAGTCGATCGACACCAGCGGCTCGTTGGTCACGGCCAGCACGCCCTTCAGCGGGCCGTTGGCGGCGGCGGTCAGCGCCTCGTTGATCTCTTCCTTGGTGATCTTGCGGCCGGCGACCCAGGTCAGGTCCACGACCGAGACGTTCGGGGTCGGGACGCGGATCGACGAGCCGTCCAGCTTGCCCTGCAGTTCCGGGATCACCAGGCCCAGGGCCTTGGCGGCGCCGGTCGAGGTCGGGATCATGGACATCGCCGCGGCGCGGGCGCGGTAGAGGTCCTTGTGCATGGTGTCCAGCGTCGGCTGGTCGCCGGTGTAGGAGTGGATGGTGGTCATGTAGCCGCGCTCGATGCCGGCCAGCTCGTGCAGGACCTTGGCGACCGGCGCCAGGCAGTTGGTGGTGCACGAGGCGTTCGAGATGACCAGGTCGTCCTTGGTCAGGGTGTCGTGGTTGACGCCGTAGACGATGGTCTTGTCGGCGTTGTCGCACGGGGCCGAGACGATCACGCGCTTGGCGCCGGCTTCCAGGTGGGCCGAGGCCTTTTCCTTGGTGGTGAACAGGCCGGTGCACTCGAGCGCGATGTCGACGCCCAGGTCCTTGTGCGGCAGGTCCTTCGGATCGCGGATCGCGGTGACCTTGATCGGGCCGAAGCCGACGTCGATGGTGTCGCCGGCGACGGTCACGGCGCCGGGGAAGCGGCCATGGACGCTGTCGTAGCGCAGCAGGTGGGCGTTGGTCTCGACCGGGCCCAGGTCGTTGATCGCGACGACCTCGATGTCCTTGCGTCCATGCTCGACGATCGAGCGCAGGACCAGCCTGCCGATACGGCCGAACCCATTGATGGCGACGCGAACGGTCATCGAAAACTCCTGAGCCAATTGATTTGGGGCGGTTCTTGAGGCCGGGGGGGCGGGAGTCAAGCCCGGGGCGGTCAAGTCTCGCTACAATGCGTTGCCGATATCGTTGTCAAACACCGGTCCGGGAACGCGAACGCCGGTCGCGCGCTATGGCCAAGCCGAACAGCAGAGGGAACTTCGGAGTGGCGAATCTTCAG
This region includes:
- the thiE gene encoding thiamine phosphate synthase, with the translated sequence MTAECRLYLITPPKIDDLAAFGRTLAHALDAGDVAALQIRLKDADDMTIAAAVDVLTPIAQARGVAVILNDRPDLAARLGCDGVHVGQSDTPYAEARKIMGREAMIGVTCHDSRHLAMEAAEAGADYVAFGAFFPTTTKDAPTRAEPEILTIWQETMEVPCVAIGGITADNAEGLAKAGADFLAVSAGVWNHPQGPAAAVQALNAAIARGVAARG
- a CDS encoding (2Fe-2S)-binding protein, with amino-acid sequence MYVCNCNGIREREVRAAIEAGATRPAEVFRACDSQAQCARCVCDMRKMIGEHGEALRYAAE
- the bfr gene encoding bacterioferritin → MKGDKAIIRRLNAVLTNELTAVNQYFLHARMYQDWGYARLGKITYDESIGEMKHADKLIKRILFLEGLPNLQDLHKLKIGETVPECLAADLAVEVGGRVDQIEGIRECEATGDYATREILREILSDTEEHIDFLETQLNLVRTLGEQNYLQSALGELEGGEGH
- a CDS encoding MFS transporter encodes the protein MTEAVAGDGVVTKRKNRLVIGAASAGTVFEWYDFYLYGSLAGFITQHFFSGVNETTGYIFALLAFAAGFAVRPFGAIVFGRLGDLWGRKNTFLVTMLLMGLSTFAVGLLPGYDQIGVAAPALLIVMRLIQGLALGGEYGGAATYVAEHAPPGKRGLYTSWIQTTATLGLFLSLVVILAVRSLTGEEVFKAWAWRIPFLVSAILLAVSLWIRLKLNESPVFQKMVDEGKTSKKPLAESFGQWSNLKVVLLALVGLTAGQAVVWYTGQFYALFFLEKTLKVDGPLTNTLVAFALILGTPFFVVFGWLSDKIGRKPIILTGCLLAALTYFPIFKALTEAANPALAHASARAPVVVIAEPATCHVQFDPVGKQVFTSGCDVARAALANAGVSYEAVDSTAKSEGAFVMVGERGLAGLDATGMSTAQFKAARDVWVKDLNAILHEAGYPPKADPKQVNKPMVVGLLFLLMLYVTMVYGPVAAALVEMFPARIRYTSMSLPYHIGNGWFGGFLPTTAFAMVAATGNIYFGLWYPIVIAAATAVIGFLFVREMRGANVDD
- the fba gene encoding class II fructose-bisphosphate aldolase (catalyzes the reversible aldol condensation of dihydroxyacetonephosphate and glyceraldehyde 3-phosphate in the Calvin cycle, glycolysis, and/or gluconeogenesis), producing MARVTLRQLLDHAAEHGYGVPAFNINNMEQALAIMEAAQATDSPVIMQASRGARSYANDIVLKHLIDAMAEMYPHIPICMHQDHGNNEATCATAIQYGFTSVMMDGSLKADGKTPADYDYNVEVTRNVVNMAHWVGASVEGELGVLGSLETGMGEKEDGHGFEGKLGHDQLLTDPDQAVEFVKATEVDALAIAMGTSHGAYKFTRKPDGDVLAMNVIEEIHRRLPNTHLVMHGSSSVPQDLQDIINQYGGEMPQTWGVPVEEIQRGIKHGVRKINIDTDNRMAITGAIRKLFAEKPGEFDPRSYLKPAKEAMRKVCVQRFEEFGTAGHASSIKAIPLSEMAKRYASGELAPKIGVARQAAE
- a CDS encoding phosphoglycerate kinase; the protein is MAFKTLDDADLAGQRALVRVDINVPMAEGKVTDDTRLRAILPTIAKLRAGGAKVILLAHFDRPKGKVVPEMSLKPLAQPLADLLGAPVAFATDCVGEAAKAAVDGLKNGDVLLLENVRFHPGEEKNDPEFAGALAANGDLYVNDAFSAAHRAHASTEGVARLLPAYAGEQMRRELDALEAALGAPKRPVLGIVGGSKVSTKLDLLNNLVTKLDRLSIGGGMANTFLAAQGIDVGASLCEHDLADTAREIMDSAKKAGCELLLPIDVVTAEEVKPGVASNVRELTDIQGGDRILDAGPKTLAKLIAAMDVSATLIWNGPLGVFEVPPFDVATMAAAKHAADLAKAGKLVAVAGGGDTVAALNAAGRADDFTFVSTAGGAFLEWMEGKELPGVAALTN
- the gap gene encoding type I glyceraldehyde-3-phosphate dehydrogenase, which translates into the protein MTVRVAINGFGRIGRLVLRSIVEHGRKDIEVVAINDLGPVETNAHLLRYDSVHGRFPGAVTVAGDTIDVGFGPIKVTAIRDPKDLPHKDLGVDIALECTGLFTTKEKASAHLEAGAKRVIVSAPCDNADKTIVYGVNHDTLTKDDLVISNASCTTNCLAPVAKVLHELAGIERGYMTTIHSYTGDQPTLDTMHKDLYRARAAAMSMIPTSTGAAKALGLVIPELQGKLDGSSIRVPTPNVSVVDLTWVAGRKITKEEINEALTAAANGPLKGVLAVTNEPLVSIDFNHEAASSTAALAQTQVIDGTLGRVLSWYDNEWGFSTRMSDTAIALAKLI